In the genome of Bacteroidota bacterium, one region contains:
- a CDS encoding HNH endonuclease signature motif containing protein — translation MANKKPIPKPTEKLIYQQAGSRCSFCSFDEIDALDIHHIVPRSEDGSNEPGNLVLACKNCHARIHSKAIPEAEVRRVKASQGAVIHQMPGRSTSRPLGNIVSIGRDATGSIVAGGDIHVHGDVKPNGRMHYPAGSIGTDLHRKNYVGYLITRYNEFRSTGLQSYGQKGRHNHGVISSNIKSKFKVAGVYHVPIERFDELIRYLHGRIDRTIQGKTNKARGHRAYSSFEDFAREQGEG, via the coding sequence ATGGCGAACAAGAAACCGATCCCCAAGCCGACGGAGAAGCTGATCTACCAACAGGCCGGGAGCCGCTGCTCGTTCTGCAGCTTCGACGAGATCGATGCCCTCGACATTCACCACATCGTCCCCCGGTCGGAGGACGGGTCGAACGAGCCCGGCAACCTCGTCCTCGCCTGCAAGAACTGCCACGCCCGCATCCACAGCAAAGCCATCCCCGAGGCGGAGGTCCGGCGCGTCAAGGCGTCCCAGGGAGCCGTCATCCACCAGATGCCCGGCAGGTCAACGTCACGGCCGCTCGGTAACATCGTCTCCATCGGCCGTGACGCTACCGGCAGCATCGTCGCCGGTGGCGACATCCACGTCCACGGCGACGTGAAGCCGAATGGGAGGATGCATTACCCGGCGGGGAGCATTGGCACCGACCTTCACCGCAAGAACTACGTCGGCTATCTCATCACTCGGTACAACGAGTTTCGGTCCACCGGACTCCAGAGCTATGGGCAGAAGGGCCGCCACAACCACGGCGTCATCTCGAGCAACATCAAGTCGAAGTTCAAAGTCGCGGGGGTCTACCACGTTCCTATCGAGCGCTTCGACGAACTCATCCGGTACCTCCACGGGCGCATTGATCGCACCATTCAGGGCAAGACAAACAAAGCTCGCGGCCACCGCGCATACTCGTCGTTCGAGGACTTCGCTCGCGAGCAGGGTGAGGGCTGA